The following coding sequences are from one Agelaius phoeniceus isolate bAgePho1 chromosome 24, bAgePho1.hap1, whole genome shotgun sequence window:
- the HP1BP3 gene encoding heterochromatin protein 1-binding protein 3 isoform X1, with amino-acid sequence MSTDLSEAECAVHHKALPLLTGAQLIHTDKLSEKVEDDTMPIRRSVNASSRETPPKSKPAEGEEVKADAEVTSEESASVGEEQETETLPAASSEAEQPKEPENEGKEETKPSEETKKEEKDQAKEKEKKVKKTIPAWATLSASQLARAQKQTQMAATSRPKMDAILTEAIKACFQKSGASVVAIRKYIIHKYPSLELERRGYLLKQALKRELERGIIRQVKGKGASGSFVVVSNAGKTVPKSRDRKKSTSALSTEQQVKLEDVLPLAFTRLCEPKEASYSLIKKYVSQYYPKLKVDIRPQLLKNALQRAVEKGQLEQITGKGASGTFQLKKSGEKPLLGGTLMEDAILSAIAAMNEPKTCSTTALKKYILENYPGTNSNLQVHLLKRTLQKCEKNGWMEQISGKGFSGTFQLCFPYYPSPDVLYPEKQQDEDSEESDEEEEEESEEEEESEEEESEEEEPPPKKRMQKRPPPKSRSRAPPMKRRESKPKPRKTPTARRGKAKPPPKVKTPAKKAKPAAPAIKKASSGSSSKKPAASGRKEVKPSAKGKSTMRKSLRAKK; translated from the exons atgtcGACTGATCTGTCTGAAGCTGAATGCGCCGTGCATCATAAGGCGCTTCCACTCCTAACGGGAGCTCAGCTGATCCACACGGACAAGTTAAGTGAG AAAGTGGAAGACGACACGATGCCGATCCGCCGCTCGGTGAACGCTTCTTCCCGAGAAACTCCTCCCAAAAGCAAACCTGCCGAAGGGGAAGAGGTCAAAGCAG ATGCAGAAGTCACCTCTGAGGAATCTGCCTCTGTTGGAGAGGAGCAAGAGACTGAAACCCTGCCTGCTGCATCCAGTGAAGCAGAACAGCCAAAGGAACCTGAGAatgaagggaaggaggaaacaAAGCCCTCAGAAGAAACCAAAAAGGA GGAGAAGGATCAGgccaaggagaaggagaagaaggtgaagaagaccATCCCTGCGTGGGCCACGCTCTCTGCCAGCCAGCTGGCTCGGGCACAGAAGCAGACCCAGATGGCAGCCACCTCCCGGCCCAAGATGGATGCCATTCTAACTGAGGCCATCAAG GCCTGCTTTCAGAAGAGTGGTGCCTCGGTGGTGGCAATACGGAAATACATCATCCACAAATACCCGTCCCTGGAGCTGGAGAGGAGGGGATACCTCCTGAAGCAAGCACTGAaaagggagctggagagaggaATCATTAGGCAG GTGAAAGGAAAGggagcttctggcagctttgtGGTGGTGTCTAATGCAGGAAAAACTGTTCCAAAATCCAGAGACAGAAAG AAAAGCACTTcagccctgagcacagagcagcaagtgaagCTGGAGGATGTCCTGCCACTGGCCTTCACCCGCCTCTGTGAGCCCAAGGAAGCTTCTTACAGCCTGATCAAGAAATACGTGTCCCAGTACTACCCCAAACTCAAAGTAGATATAAG ACCCCAGCTGCTGAAGAACGCCCTGCAGAGAGCTGTAGAGAAGGGCCAGTTAGAGCAGATCACAGGGAAGGGAGCATCTGGGACATTCCAG CTGAAGAAATCAGGGGAGAAGCCCCTGCTGGGTGGGACTCTGATGGAAGATGCCATCCTGTCTGCTATTGCGGCCATGAACGAACCGAAGACCTGCTCCACCACAGCGCTGAAGAAGTATATCCTGGAAAATTACCCAGGGACCAACTCCAACTTGCAGG TGCATCTACTGAAGAGAACCCTGCAGAAATGTGAGAAGAATGGCTGGATGGAGCAAATTTCTGGGAAGGGCTTCAGTGGAACCTTTCAGCTTTGCTTCCCTTATTATCCCAG CCCAGATGTGCTCTAtccagagaagcagcaggatGAGGATTCTGAGGAATCTgatgaggaagaagaggaggaatctgaggaggaagaagaatcTGAAGAGGAAGAGTCTGAGGAGGAAGAGCCACCACCAAAGAAGAG GATGCAGAAGAGACCACCCCCCAAATCCCGGAGCAGGGCCCCTCCGATGAAGCGAAGAGAGTCCAAACCCAAGCCAAGGAAAACCCCGACCGCCCGCCGGGGCAAAGCAAAGCCCCCTCCCAAGGTGAAAACCCCTGCTAAGAAAGCCAaaccagcagccccagccatcAAGAAAGCCTCCAGTGGCAGCTCCTCCAAGAAACCAGCagccagtgggaggaaggaagtGAAACCCTCTGCCAAGGGCAAATCCACCATGAGGAAATCTCTCCGGGCAAAAAAGTAA
- the HP1BP3 gene encoding heterochromatin protein 1-binding protein 3 isoform X2, with product MPIRRSVNASSRETPPKSKPAEGEEVKADAEVTSEESASVGEEQETETLPAASSEAEQPKEPENEGKEETKPSEETKKEEKDQAKEKEKKVKKTIPAWATLSASQLARAQKQTQMAATSRPKMDAILTEAIKACFQKSGASVVAIRKYIIHKYPSLELERRGYLLKQALKRELERGIIRQVKGKGASGSFVVVSNAGKTVPKSRDRKKSTSALSTEQQVKLEDVLPLAFTRLCEPKEASYSLIKKYVSQYYPKLKVDIRPQLLKNALQRAVEKGQLEQITGKGASGTFQLKKSGEKPLLGGTLMEDAILSAIAAMNEPKTCSTTALKKYILENYPGTNSNLQVHLLKRTLQKCEKNGWMEQISGKGFSGTFQLCFPYYPSPDVLYPEKQQDEDSEESDEEEEEESEEEEESEEEESEEEEPPPKKRMQKRPPPKSRSRAPPMKRRESKPKPRKTPTARRGKAKPPPKVKTPAKKAKPAAPAIKKASSGSSSKKPAASGRKEVKPSAKGKSTMRKSLRAKK from the exons ATGCCGATCCGCCGCTCGGTGAACGCTTCTTCCCGAGAAACTCCTCCCAAAAGCAAACCTGCCGAAGGGGAAGAGGTCAAAGCAG ATGCAGAAGTCACCTCTGAGGAATCTGCCTCTGTTGGAGAGGAGCAAGAGACTGAAACCCTGCCTGCTGCATCCAGTGAAGCAGAACAGCCAAAGGAACCTGAGAatgaagggaaggaggaaacaAAGCCCTCAGAAGAAACCAAAAAGGA GGAGAAGGATCAGgccaaggagaaggagaagaaggtgaagaagaccATCCCTGCGTGGGCCACGCTCTCTGCCAGCCAGCTGGCTCGGGCACAGAAGCAGACCCAGATGGCAGCCACCTCCCGGCCCAAGATGGATGCCATTCTAACTGAGGCCATCAAG GCCTGCTTTCAGAAGAGTGGTGCCTCGGTGGTGGCAATACGGAAATACATCATCCACAAATACCCGTCCCTGGAGCTGGAGAGGAGGGGATACCTCCTGAAGCAAGCACTGAaaagggagctggagagaggaATCATTAGGCAG GTGAAAGGAAAGggagcttctggcagctttgtGGTGGTGTCTAATGCAGGAAAAACTGTTCCAAAATCCAGAGACAGAAAG AAAAGCACTTcagccctgagcacagagcagcaagtgaagCTGGAGGATGTCCTGCCACTGGCCTTCACCCGCCTCTGTGAGCCCAAGGAAGCTTCTTACAGCCTGATCAAGAAATACGTGTCCCAGTACTACCCCAAACTCAAAGTAGATATAAG ACCCCAGCTGCTGAAGAACGCCCTGCAGAGAGCTGTAGAGAAGGGCCAGTTAGAGCAGATCACAGGGAAGGGAGCATCTGGGACATTCCAG CTGAAGAAATCAGGGGAGAAGCCCCTGCTGGGTGGGACTCTGATGGAAGATGCCATCCTGTCTGCTATTGCGGCCATGAACGAACCGAAGACCTGCTCCACCACAGCGCTGAAGAAGTATATCCTGGAAAATTACCCAGGGACCAACTCCAACTTGCAGG TGCATCTACTGAAGAGAACCCTGCAGAAATGTGAGAAGAATGGCTGGATGGAGCAAATTTCTGGGAAGGGCTTCAGTGGAACCTTTCAGCTTTGCTTCCCTTATTATCCCAG CCCAGATGTGCTCTAtccagagaagcagcaggatGAGGATTCTGAGGAATCTgatgaggaagaagaggaggaatctgaggaggaagaagaatcTGAAGAGGAAGAGTCTGAGGAGGAAGAGCCACCACCAAAGAAGAG GATGCAGAAGAGACCACCCCCCAAATCCCGGAGCAGGGCCCCTCCGATGAAGCGAAGAGAGTCCAAACCCAAGCCAAGGAAAACCCCGACCGCCCGCCGGGGCAAAGCAAAGCCCCCTCCCAAGGTGAAAACCCCTGCTAAGAAAGCCAaaccagcagccccagccatcAAGAAAGCCTCCAGTGGCAGCTCCTCCAAGAAACCAGCagccagtgggaggaaggaagtGAAACCCTCTGCCAAGGGCAAATCCACCATGAGGAAATCTCTCCGGGCAAAAAAGTAA